A window of Suncus etruscus isolate mSunEtr1 chromosome 4, mSunEtr1.pri.cur, whole genome shotgun sequence contains these coding sequences:
- the KCNA5 gene encoding LOW QUALITY PROTEIN: potassium voltage-gated channel subfamily A member 5 (The sequence of the model RefSeq protein was modified relative to this genomic sequence to represent the inferred CDS: deleted 1 base in 1 codon) — translation MEISPVPLENGSAMTIRGTAAGGARADTAQPRAGALQGSLGRCERAQQAAETPGRGTRRGPDPGARPLPPLPREGPLLPRRKDKEEEEAEEGAGDPGLGTPAAAEEDLTMGLGSLHHQRVHINISGLRFETQLGTLAQFPNTLLGDPKKRLRYFDPLRNEYFFDRHRPSFDGILYYYQSGGRLRRPVNVSLDVFADEIRFYQLGDEAMERFREDEGFLREEEKPLPRNDFQRQVWLIFEYPESSGSARAIAIVSVLVILISIITFCLETLPEFRDERELYRYSATVAAQQPPGSAWGSNDSSMDSSNGVMAPPSGPTVAPLLPRTLADPFFIVETTCVVWFTFELLVRFFACPSKAEFSRNIMNIIDVVAIFPYFITLGTELAEQQQPGSGQNGGQQAMSLAILRVIRLVRVFRIFKLSRHSKGLQILGKTLQASMRELGLLIFFLFIGVILFSSAVYFAEADNPETHFSSIPDAFWWAVVTMTTVGYGDMRPITVGGKIVGSLCAIAGVLTIALPVPVIVSNFNYFYHRETEQEEQAALKEVPGGQNQESGVESGGQRKASKGSFSKAGGSRENAEGARRGSRPLEKCNLKAKSNADFGRSLYSLCLDTSRETDL, via the exons ATGGAGATCTCCCCGGTGCCCCTGGAGAACGGAAGTGCCATGACCATCCGAGGCACAGCTGCAGGTGGGGCGCGAGCTGACACTGCCCAGCCTAGAGCTGGGGCGCTCCAGGGCTCTTTGGGGCGCTGCGAGCGAGCGCAACAGGCCGCCGAGACACCAGGGCGCGGCACTCGGAGGGGCCCGGATCCGGGGGCGCGCCCTTTACCGCCGCTACCCAGAGAGGGACCCTTGCTGCCCAGACGCAaagacaaggaggaggaggaggcggaggaagGAGCAGGGGACCCCGGCTTGGGGACCCCGGCCGCAGCCGAGGAGGACTTGACGATGGGTTTGGGATCTCTCCATCACCAGCGGGTCCACATCAACATCTCGGGGCTGCGCTTCGAGACGCAACTGGGGACCCTGGCGCAGTTCCCCAACACGCTGCTGGGAGACCCCAAAAAACGCCTGCGCTACTTCGACCCGCTGCGCAACGAGTATTTCTTCGACCGCCACCGGCCCAGCTTCGACGGCATCCTCTACTATTACCAATCG GGGGGCCGGCTGCGGCGCCCCGTGAACGTCTCCCTGGACGTGTTCGCAGACGAGATCCGCTTCTACCAACTGGGGGACGAGGCCATGGAGCGCTTCAGGGAGGACGAGGGCTTCCTCCGGGAGGAGGAGAAACCGTTACCTCGCAACGACTTCCAGCGCCAGGTCTGGCTTATCTTCGAGTACCCCGAAAGCTCGGGGTCCGCCCGGGCCATCGCCATCGTCTCCGTCTTGGTCATCCTCATCTCCATCATCACCTTCTGTTTGGAGACGCTGCCCGAGTTCAGGGACGAACGCGAACTGTACCGTTATTCGGCCACGGTGGCGGCCCAGCAGCCTCCTGGCTCGGCCTGGGGGAGCAATGACAGCAGCATGGACAGCAGCAACGGGGTGATGGCACCTCCTTCTGGCCCCACAGTCGCCCCACTCCTGCCCAGGACCCTGGCGGACCCCTTCTTCATCGTGGAGACCACATGCGTCGTCTGGTTCACCTTCGAGCTGCTCGTGCGCTTTTTCGCCTGCCCCAGCAAGGCTGAATTCTCCCGCAACATCATGAACATCATCGACGTGGTGGCCATCTTCCCTTACTTCATCACCCTGGGCACCGAGCTGGCCGAGCAGCAGCAGCCAGGGAGTGGCCAGAATGGGGGGCAGCAGGCCATGTCGCTGGCCATCCTCAGGGTCATCCGCCTGGTGCGCGTATTCCGCATCTTCAAGCTCTCCAGGCACTCCAAAGGCCTCCAGATCCTGGGCAAGACCCTGCAGGCGTCCATGCGTGAGCTGGGCCtgctcatcttcttcctcttcatcggTGTCATCCTCTTCTCCAGCGCCGTCTACTTCGCCGAGGCTGACAACCCAGAGACACATTTTTCCAGCATCCCTGACGCTTTCTGGTGGGCCGTGGTCACCATGACCACGGTGGGCTACGGGGACATGAGACCTATCACCGTGGGAGGCAAGATCGTGGGCTCACTGTGTGCCATCGCGGGCGTCCTCACCATCGCCCTGCCCGTGCCCGTCATCGTGTCCAATTTCAACTACTTCTACCACCGAGAGACCGAGCAGGAGGAACAAGCAGCTCTCAAAGAAGTGCCAGGAGGCCAGAACCAGGAATCAGGGGTGGAGAGCGGAGGCCAGCGCAAGGCCAGCAAGGGATCCTTTAGCAAAGCTGGAGGGTCCCGAGAGAATGCAGAAGGAGCCCGAAGGGGCAGTCGTCCCTTGGAGAAGTGCAACCTCAAGGCCAAAAGCAATGCAGACTTTGGAAGGTCTCTTTATTCTCTTTGCTTAGACACCAGCCGGGAAACGGATTTGTAA